A genomic region of Stegostoma tigrinum isolate sSteTig4 chromosome 13, sSteTig4.hap1, whole genome shotgun sequence contains the following coding sequences:
- the tlr22 gene encoding toll-like receptor 22: MRFVKLLLVLFSFNRDLRPQVMSFSLHDCQVHGSLLTGTNLKVLCYKMNLAKVPLYIPTKTTNLDLSENTIASLQKSSFSHLSKLQVLNISKNIIGDIAELAFGNVTNLSHLDLGHNKLRVLTKNMLSDLGNLITLLLNNNMIQRIDPDAFSSLMNVKLINLTSNMLNRLQEVSCVFNAFAAEKLHIGDNGLSYFTTQNISFVSRTVMELDVSKNPLIAFNVTTGVLDGLLSLDLSLVGGNESVALHVEDGSFLKKMKKLILGGIHMQSSEIRVLLASIKNVSLENIQLNNLRLQPTDPLLLETCILHQNVKVLNLSGNNLNSLNNGAFNSCLHLQHLDLSLNKLENISNSLFNNSVSLRLLSLARNELTVVPRAILGARGLESLDLSFNQIERINSLDFISLAELKQLFLVGNKITKIESSSFSGLIQLTELQLGNNYLLEIDKFSSALKRLEILNLRQNKLNMIKKYTFNYLENLHDLNLVDNQLTDLQDASFEGLSNLKQLLLGSNKLTADTLRSQVFSPLQSLKHLQLFGNHLAYSSSQKLNRAPFTALKSLQYLEINSQAHYGLRNFPVNFLEGLHSLKELHAGNIVITFMDSNTFCYASNISLLDLSNNALKFLSFKLFWQLPALIELHLNNAQLQNLDFLVHARLINLQLIRAKGNQIGLVNQTHIEAVPSLLFLDLRANPFMCACDNSWFQSWSLSSNQTQVIYFDQFTCAYPPNLKGMKLLNFNSHSCFIHFQFLLYISSSAVIILTLIVSFTYHCWRWHVVYAYYLFLAFIYENNRKRGQKQSYKYDAFISYNTHDEQWVLNQLLPNLEHNNEWTLCLHHRDFEPGRAIIDNIVDNIYQSRKTICVISRHFLESEWCSREIQVASFRLFDERKDVLILVFLEDIPPDLLSPYHRMRKLVKKTTYLQWPQHQEGTALFWHRLHTALKTDEQIPSIV; encoded by the coding sequence ATGCGTTTTGTTAAACTTTTACTGGTGTTGTTTTCCTTTAATCGCGATTTAAGACCGCAAGTGATGAGCTTCTCGCTGCATGACTGCCAAGTGCACGGCTCCTTACTCACTGGCACAAATCTGAAAGTGTTGTGTTACAAGATGAACTTGGCCAAGGTCCCACTGTACATCCCGACCAAAACAACAAACTTGGATTTGTCCGAAAACACAATAGCGAGTCTGCAGAAATCCAGCTTCAGCCACTTATCGAAACTACAAGTATTGAACATATCGAAAAACATCATCGGCGATATTGCAGAACTGGCTTTCGGAAACGTAACCAATCTATCGCATTTGGATCTTGGGCATAATAAACTAAGGGTATTAACCAAAAATATGCTGAGTGACCTGGGGAATCTCATAACATTGTTACTGAACAACAATATGATTCAAAGGATTGATCCTGATGCCTTTTCCAGCTTGATGAATGTGAAACTGATTAATCTAACCTCTAATATGTTAAATCGGTTGCAGGAAGTGAGCTGTGTATTTAACGCCTTTGCTGCAGAGAAATTGCATATAGGAGACAACGGTTTGAGCTATTTCACCACCCAGAACATCTCTTTTGTATCGAGAACCGTAATGGAACTAGATGTTTCAAAGAATCCTCTAATAGCCTTCAATGTGACAACGGGCGTTCTGGACGGTCTCCTCTCTCTGGATCTCTCGCTCGTAGGGGGTAATGAATCTGTTGCATTACACGTTGAAGAcggatcttttttaaaaaagatgaagAAATTAATTTTAGGAGGAATTCACATGCAGTCATCTGAGATACGCGTACTTCTTGCAAGCATAAAAAACGTGTCACTGGAGAACATTCAACTGAACAATTTGCGATTGCAGCCAACAGATCCTCTCCTGTTGGAAACCTGCATTTTGCACCAAAATGTAAAAGTTTTAAATCTCAGCGGCAACAACTTGAACTCCTTAAATAACGGTGCATTTAATTCATGCCTACATTTACAGCATCTAGATTTATCACTGAATAAATTAGAGAATATTTCAAACTCTTTATTCAACAATTCCGTTTCTCTAAGGTTATTGTCCCTGGCTCGTAATGAATTGACCGTGGTTCCCAGGGCCATTTTGGGTGCGCGCGGTTTAGAAAGTCTGGATCTCAGCTTCAATCAGATTGAACGAATAAATTCCCTCGATTTCATATCCCTTGCTGAACTGAAGCAACTGTTTCTTGTTGGAAATAAGATCACGAAAATAGAATCATCTTCATTTTCTGGGCTTATTCAACTGACAGAATTACAATTAGGTAACAATTATCTGCTAGAAATAGACAAATTCTCTTCCGCTCTGAAAAGGTTGGAAATTCTTAATCTTAGACAAAACAAATTGAATATGATTAAGAAGTACACATTCAATTACTTGGAAAATCTACATGATCTCAATTTGGTTGACAATCAGTTAACGGACCTGCAAGACGCAAGTTTTGAAGGACTTTCGAATTTAAAACAACTGTTACTGGGCTCGAACAAACTAACTGCTGATACTCTGAGAAGCCAGGTGTTTTCACCACTTCAATCCTTGAAGCATCTTCAACTGTTTGGCAACCATCTCGCTTATTCATCATCACAAAAACTAAACAGAGCACCATTTACTGCGCTGAAGTCCTTGCAATATCTTGAGATAAACAGCCAGGCTCATTATGGTCTCAGGAATTTTCCAGTAAACTTCCTCGAAGGGTTACATTCTTTGAAAGAATTACATGCGGGAAATATTGTCATTACTTTCATGGATTCCAATACGTTTTGCTATGCATCAAACATTTCTCTCCTGGACTTGAGTAACAATGCTTTAAAATTCCTTAGTTTCAAATTGTTCTGGCAGTTGCCTGCCCTAATCGAACTTCATCTTAACAATGCCCAGTTGCAAAACCTAGACTTCCTGGTACATGCAAGGCTGATCAATTTGCAACTTATTAGGGCAAAAGGTAATCAAATCGGTCTTGTGAATCAAACACATATAGAAGCAGTACCTTCACTTCTATTTTTGGACCTTAGAGCTAACCCTTTTATGTGTGCATGTGATAATTCTTGGTTTCAAAGCTGGTCCCTTTCCAGCAATCAAACTCAAGTGATATACTTTGATCAGTTCACGTGTGCTTACCCACCAAATCTTAAGGGGATGAAACTACTTAATTTTAATTCACACTCTTGTTTTATCCATTTTCAGTTTTTGCTTTACATCTCATCATCTGCCGTCATAATATTGACTTTAATAGTAAGTTTTACCTATCATTGTTGGAGATGGCACGTAGTATATGCCTATTATCTCTTCTTGGCCTTCATATATGAAAATAATCGTAAGAGGGGACAAAAACAAAGCTACAAGTATGATGCCTTTATTTCTTACAACACACATGATGAACAATGGGTTTTAAACCAGTTGTTGCCAAATCTGGAACACAACAATGAATGGACTTTATGTCTCCACCATCGAGATTTCGAACCTGGAAGAGCAATCATTGATAACATTGTGGACAACATTTATCAGAGCAGGAAAACAATATGCGTTATCAGTCGTCATTTTTTGGAAAGCGAGTGGTGTTCCAGAGAAATCCAGGTGGCAAGTTTTCGGCTTTTTGATGAACGGAAAGATGTACTGATATTGGTTTTTCTAGAGGACATACCACCAGATCTTCTTTCCCCATATCATAGAATGAGGAAACTGGTGAAAAAGACAACCTATTTGCAGTGGCCTCAACATCAAGAGGGGACAGCTTTGTTTTGGCATAGACttcatacagcattgaaaacaGATGAACAGATTCCATCAATAGTATGA